From Bacteroidales bacterium WCE2004, a single genomic window includes:
- a CDS encoding dihydrofolate synthase / folylpolyglutamate synthase encodes MDLTEATYHRLLEELYARHPSVQNQGFTTGAYKPGLDGMRRLDAALGHPAQRLRAVHVAGTNGKGSVSSMLAAALAGAGLRVGLYTSPHLVDFRERIKLVEPGGWSMIPREEVFRFLTERERDLEGLSFFEITTGLAFKWFADIDVDIAVIEVGLGGRLDSTNILTPELAVVTSIGLDHCALLGNTRGAITAEKAGIFKPGVPALCGERDAETEPVFEARASVVPCPLFFAEDFDVELFDTDLTGPYQAANLRTALAALELLGIDADREALAHTAARTGLRGRWERLCADPEVICDIGHNPPALAINFRRLRESGRPLLIVYGIMADKDLDAIRPLMPPDAHYFLVAPRGERALPVAALAARMDGFRCTVCNSVQDGVNQALDAARKTPGCILYIGGSNFVVAEAIDLFEPL; translated from the coding sequence ATGGACCTGACAGAAGCTACCTACCACCGACTCCTCGAGGAGCTTTACGCCCGCCATCCGAGCGTACAGAACCAAGGCTTCACGACCGGCGCCTACAAGCCCGGACTGGACGGGATGCGGCGCCTGGACGCCGCCCTGGGCCATCCCGCGCAGCGGCTCCGCGCCGTGCATGTGGCCGGGACCAACGGCAAGGGTTCGGTGAGCTCGATGCTCGCGGCCGCCCTCGCCGGGGCGGGCCTGCGGGTCGGCCTCTACACCTCGCCGCACCTGGTGGATTTCCGCGAGCGGATCAAGCTCGTGGAGCCCGGCGGCTGGTCGATGATCCCGCGCGAGGAGGTCTTCCGCTTCCTCACGGAGCGGGAGCGCGACCTGGAGGGTCTCTCCTTCTTCGAAATCACCACAGGTCTGGCTTTCAAGTGGTTCGCCGACATCGACGTGGATATCGCCGTGATCGAGGTCGGCCTGGGCGGCCGGCTGGACAGCACCAACATCCTCACGCCCGAACTCGCCGTCGTGACCAGCATCGGCCTGGACCACTGCGCCCTGCTGGGCAACACGCGCGGCGCCATCACCGCCGAGAAGGCGGGCATCTTCAAGCCCGGCGTCCCGGCGCTCTGCGGCGAGCGCGACGCCGAGACGGAGCCGGTCTTCGAGGCCCGCGCGAGCGTCGTCCCCTGCCCCCTCTTCTTCGCCGAAGACTTCGACGTCGAGCTGTTCGACACCGACCTCACCGGCCCCTACCAGGCCGCCAACCTCCGCACGGCCCTCGCCGCGCTCGAGCTGCTCGGCATCGACGCCGACCGCGAAGCGCTGGCGCACACGGCCGCCCGCACCGGCCTGCGCGGCCGCTGGGAGCGCCTCTGCGCCGACCCCGAGGTCATCTGCGACATCGGCCACAACCCGCCGGCGCTGGCGATCAACTTCCGGCGCCTGCGCGAGAGCGGCCGTCCCCTGCTGATCGTCTATGGCATCATGGCCGATAAGGACCTGGATGCCATCCGCCCCCTGATGCCGCCCGACGCGCACTACTTCCTCGTAGCGCCCCGGGGCGAGCGCGCCCTGCCCGTCGCGGCCCTCGCCGCCCGGATGGACGGCTTCCGCTGCACCGTCTGCAATAGTGTGCAAGACGGTGTGAACCAAGCACTTGACGCAGCGCGGAAGACACCCGGCTGCATCTTGTACATCGGTGGCAGCAATTTTGTTGTAGCAGAGGCCATCGATTTGTTTGAACCTTTATAA
- a CDS encoding PhoH-like ATPase, translating into MGKPKIFVLDTNVILHDHKAIRKFRDNDLVIPVAVIEEIDNFKKGADTLAYNARGFMRDLDRITNGREFGPEGLPIGKDLGRIKVEPNHPFEGEYAGFFADDIPDHRILSTAMWVRDHHPERFVALVTKDINLRMKAKAIGMAVQDYLTDKIEDEHVEEAQREVQVMTAPADVLQDLAYGPDNAVAWKRAVKVQPKANQMFKFRWEQAQEAIVCARYDANRDRIVLVKGHEAYGIRPRNDEQKFALEALMNPKVELVSLTGGAGTGKTLLALAAALAQEQDYEQIYLSRPTVILGNQDIGFLPGDQKQKMSPFLQPLMDNLNVIKSQFRPTSREAQRIEAMLSQEKLIIEPLAYIRGRSLGRCYFIIDEAQNLTPHEMKTIITRAGEGTKMVFTGDIFQIDQPYLDQWSNGLTHLGEKLYGQPLFQHVFLRKGERSELSEMAAKLL; encoded by the coding sequence ATGGGCAAACCAAAGATTTTCGTCCTCGACACGAACGTCATCCTGCATGACCACAAGGCGATCCGCAAGTTCCGCGACAACGACCTCGTGATCCCGGTGGCCGTGATCGAGGAGATCGACAACTTCAAGAAGGGTGCAGACACCCTTGCGTACAATGCGCGCGGCTTCATGCGCGACCTGGACCGGATCACCAACGGCAGGGAATTCGGCCCGGAGGGCCTGCCGATCGGCAAGGACCTCGGGCGGATCAAGGTCGAGCCGAACCACCCCTTCGAGGGCGAGTACGCCGGCTTCTTCGCGGACGACATCCCCGACCACCGCATCCTGTCCACCGCCATGTGGGTGCGCGACCACCATCCGGAGCGCTTCGTCGCCCTGGTCACCAAGGACATCAACCTGCGCATGAAGGCCAAGGCCATCGGCATGGCGGTCCAGGACTACCTGACCGACAAGATCGAAGACGAGCACGTCGAGGAGGCCCAGCGCGAGGTGCAGGTGATGACGGCGCCCGCCGACGTCCTGCAGGACCTGGCCTATGGCCCGGACAACGCCGTGGCGTGGAAGCGCGCCGTCAAGGTGCAGCCGAAGGCCAACCAGATGTTCAAGTTCCGCTGGGAGCAGGCCCAGGAGGCCATCGTCTGCGCCCGCTACGACGCCAACCGTGACCGCATCGTGCTCGTCAAGGGGCACGAAGCCTACGGCATCCGCCCGCGCAACGACGAGCAGAAGTTCGCCCTGGAGGCGCTGATGAACCCGAAGGTGGAGCTGGTCTCTCTGACGGGCGGCGCCGGCACGGGCAAGACCCTGCTCGCCCTCGCCGCCGCCCTGGCCCAGGAGCAGGACTATGAGCAGATCTACCTGTCCAGGCCGACCGTGATCCTGGGCAACCAGGACATCGGATTCCTGCCCGGCGACCAGAAGCAGAAGATGAGCCCCTTCCTCCAGCCGCTGATGGACAACCTCAACGTGATCAAGTCGCAGTTCCGTCCGACTTCGCGCGAGGCCCAGCGCATTGAGGCGATGCTCTCGCAGGAGAAGCTGATCATCGAGCCGCTGGCCTACATCCGCGGGCGCAGCCTCGGCAGGTGCTACTTCATCATCGACGAGGCGCAGAACCTCACCCCGCACGAGATGAAGACGATCATCACCCGGGCGGGCGAGGGGACCAAGATGGTCTTCACGGGCGACATCTTCCAGATCGACCAGCCCTATCTGGACCAGTGGTCCAACGGCCTGACGCATCTGGGCGAGAAACTCTACGGCCAGCCGCTCTTCCAGCACGTCTTCCTTCGGAAGGGGGAGCGCAGCGAACTCTCAGAAATGGCTGCAAAATTGCTATAA
- a CDS encoding pyruvate phosphate dikinase: protein MFEMKKRVYRFGGKTAEGDGTMRELLGGKGANLAEMSKLGMPVPAGFTITTECCAEYYELGGGYTEELKMEVRGALNATEALMGKKFGDPNDPLLVSCRSGARSSMPGMMDTILNIGLCSATIPGMIKKTGNPRFVYDAYRRLIMMYSDVVMEKAEGIEPADGQGIRQQLDRMMADLKEKKGYASDTDITAEELKDLCEKFKKKVKEVLGVDFPDTAQDQLWGSIGGVFKSWNGKRAIAYRRIEKIPDDWGTAVNVQSMVFGNMGNTSATGVAFSRNPANGDNRFYGEWLINAQGEDVVAGIRTPNPLNEATKNDHNRNLESLEKAMPKVYKELDEIRKRLENHFHDMQDIEFTIQEGTLWMLQCRIGKRTGMAALQMSMDMLEEGMIDEKTAVMRVSPSQLDEVLHPILNPVSEKEAKVIAKGLPASPGGAVGTIVFTSEAAMEAAAAGKKTILVREETSPEDIQGMRASAGILTMRGGMTSHAALVARGWGKCCIVGCESMKINFEAKTLTFAGEKKVYKEGDWLSLNGSKGNVYAKQIEMMDASENPTFLKFMSIVDKYRRLGVRTNADTPEDAQKALDFGAEGIGLFRIEHMFYGKNSETPLAKLRKMILCTTDQERKDALAELEPFIKASVKSTLKVMDGKPVVFRLLDPPLHEFVPTTKEKTAEVAKELGISAAEVTRRGASLHEVNPMMGLRGVRLHVAYPLIAETQYRAIFTAVAELCREGFHPQPEIMIPVTVSARELGFQRAICERIKAEVEVHNEMIITYKFGTMIEIPRAALTGDRMARTAEFFSFGTNDLTQMTFGFSRDDVGTFMGDYLGHKILDADPFQTIDTKAVGKLVEIGIQGGRARRPELKCGVCGEHGGDPDSINFFNKIGVDYVSCSPFRVPIARLAAAQAAIKQAA from the coding sequence ATGTTCGAGATGAAAAAACGAGTCTATCGCTTCGGTGGAAAGACGGCCGAAGGCGACGGGACCATGCGTGAGCTCCTGGGTGGAAAGGGAGCCAATCTGGCCGAGATGAGCAAGCTCGGCATGCCGGTGCCTGCCGGCTTTACCATTACGACTGAGTGCTGCGCCGAATACTATGAGCTTGGCGGCGGCTATACAGAAGAACTCAAGATGGAGGTCCGCGGCGCCCTCAACGCCACGGAGGCCCTGATGGGCAAGAAATTCGGCGATCCCAACGATCCCCTCCTCGTGAGCTGCCGCTCCGGCGCACGCAGCTCCATGCCGGGTATGATGGATACCATCCTCAACATCGGTCTGTGCTCCGCGACGATTCCGGGCATGATCAAGAAGACCGGCAACCCCCGTTTCGTCTACGACGCCTACCGCCGCCTCATCATGATGTATTCCGACGTCGTGATGGAGAAGGCCGAGGGCATCGAGCCGGCCGACGGGCAGGGTATCCGCCAGCAGCTCGACCGCATGATGGCCGACCTGAAGGAGAAGAAGGGCTACGCCTCCGATACCGATATCACCGCCGAGGAACTCAAGGACCTCTGCGAGAAGTTCAAGAAGAAAGTCAAGGAAGTGCTTGGCGTCGATTTCCCCGACACGGCCCAGGACCAGCTCTGGGGCTCCATCGGCGGCGTCTTCAAGTCCTGGAACGGCAAGCGCGCCATCGCGTACCGCCGCATCGAGAAGATTCCCGATGACTGGGGCACGGCCGTCAACGTCCAGTCGATGGTCTTCGGCAACATGGGCAACACTTCCGCCACGGGCGTGGCGTTCTCCCGCAACCCGGCCAACGGCGACAACCGTTTCTACGGTGAGTGGCTGATCAACGCCCAGGGCGAGGACGTGGTCGCGGGCATCCGCACCCCGAACCCGCTCAACGAAGCCACCAAGAACGACCACAACCGCAACCTCGAGTCCCTCGAGAAGGCGATGCCGAAGGTCTACAAGGAGCTTGACGAGATCCGCAAGCGCCTGGAGAACCACTTCCACGACATGCAGGACATCGAGTTCACCATCCAGGAGGGCACCCTCTGGATGCTGCAGTGCCGTATCGGCAAGCGTACCGGCATGGCCGCCCTGCAGATGTCCATGGACATGCTCGAGGAGGGCATGATCGACGAGAAGACCGCCGTGATGCGCGTCTCTCCTTCCCAGCTCGACGAAGTCCTGCACCCGATCCTCAACCCGGTCTCCGAGAAGGAAGCCAAGGTGATCGCCAAGGGCCTTCCCGCCTCTCCGGGCGGAGCCGTGGGCACCATCGTCTTCACCTCCGAGGCTGCCATGGAGGCTGCCGCCGCCGGCAAGAAGACCATCCTCGTCCGTGAGGAGACTTCCCCGGAGGACATCCAGGGCATGCGCGCTTCCGCCGGTATCCTCACGATGCGTGGCGGTATGACCTCCCACGCCGCCCTCGTGGCCCGTGGCTGGGGCAAGTGCTGCATCGTGGGCTGCGAGTCCATGAAGATCAACTTCGAGGCCAAGACGCTCACCTTCGCCGGTGAGAAGAAAGTATACAAGGAAGGCGACTGGCTCTCCCTCAACGGTTCCAAGGGCAACGTGTATGCCAAGCAGATCGAGATGATGGACGCCAGCGAGAATCCTACCTTCCTGAAGTTCATGAGCATCGTCGACAAGTACCGCCGCCTCGGCGTGCGTACCAACGCCGACACGCCGGAGGACGCCCAGAAGGCGCTCGACTTCGGCGCCGAGGGCATCGGCCTCTTCCGTATCGAGCACATGTTCTACGGCAAGAACTCCGAGACCCCGCTCGCCAAGCTGCGCAAGATGATCCTCTGCACCACCGACCAGGAGCGCAAGGACGCCCTCGCCGAGCTGGAGCCGTTCATCAAGGCTTCCGTCAAGAGCACCCTCAAGGTGATGGACGGCAAACCGGTCGTGTTCCGTCTGCTCGACCCGCCTCTCCATGAGTTCGTCCCGACGACCAAGGAGAAGACCGCCGAGGTCGCCAAGGAGCTGGGCATCAGCGCCGCCGAGGTGACCCGCCGCGGCGCCAGCCTCCACGAGGTCAACCCGATGATGGGTCTGCGCGGCGTGCGTCTGCACGTGGCTTACCCGCTCATCGCCGAGACGCAGTACCGCGCCATCTTCACGGCTGTCGCCGAACTGTGCCGCGAGGGCTTCCACCCGCAGCCGGAGATCATGATCCCGGTCACGGTGTCCGCCCGCGAGCTGGGCTTCCAGCGCGCCATCTGCGAGCGCATCAAGGCTGAGGTCGAGGTGCACAACGAGATGATCATCACCTACAAGTTCGGTACGATGATCGAGATCCCGCGCGCTGCCCTGACCGGCGACCGCATGGCCCGTACCGCCGAGTTCTTCTCCTTCGGTACCAACGACCTGACCCAGATGACGTTCGGCTTCTCCCGCGACGACGTAGGCACCTTCATGGGCGACTACCTCGGCCACAAGATCCTCGACGCCGACCCGTTCCAGACCATCGACACCAAGGCTGTCGGCAAGCTGGTCGAGATCGGTATCCAGGGCGGCCGCGCCCGTCGTCCGGAGCTGAAGTGCGGCGTCTGCGGCGAGCACGGCGGTGACCCTGACTCCATCAACTTCTTCAACAAGATCGGTGTGGACTACGTCAGCTGCTCTCCGTTCCGTGTGCCTATCGCCCGCCTCGCCGCGGCTCAGGCCGCCATCAAGCAGGCCGCGTAA
- a CDS encoding Alpha-2-macroglobulin family protein codes for MRAIRLITLALLTLMNLPHNACAQDKAGHILTRLWADYEKAENDDRPQDQVRILEQIKKEATDKHLARDFYDACIEYADVREEINWKDRDAVRKQTDEEMERFGEPIVLFCYRMEEYSYENYHVVERRLPGLLAYVQEHRAQMERSHNPTFYEQYGWSSCYKVIGSLIKNDYEYALCALLYEGPGGAWARQVAGAFPPQSYPFDALLEFIVLKEDESADDAYEKYAADHAGQAVALLARDRLLRRRIDGLKSKDTSSQEEYLQLARDCEALQADCKKFSGKEKDIADCCSEAGQILTGLNQRAIWASVNKGTVTLRLRNLPQARVTVVKQYGDDKKPVFERLVANTRRSFYVEDEFVFDLPDIDDGSYILRCEEGKTDFETRYEKYTLSLALKRDYDGYGVYVADYVTGEPVSSCDILLLRNGKQIDMVKGLPIDGFTYLPERFAGWLGNTNSRYSYSVQATLVKDGRKHSSRQEGFYYRPRETENTNTPIRHAAILTDRSAFNPGETVQFKVILYEGTYEYATRPEAIRLHATLTDPSGKVIGESNLVTGEFGSAAGSFVLKKGERGGMYTIDVSEGGKQIASTRVRADEFVLPTFTLNWEPDRRSYLPQDNVTVRGNVKSYSGHSLGTATARYTVVCDGETLAEGPLALEASGDFDIRFTAPAETDDYFSGSHVNIRVTITDSTGETLSYNKWLSIINRLSLSVDIRNQVAGEADLASSPYGGILVGDDFIRAWFKSGDEVSHPTLKITYKVLRGATTLLSGEAPDGQPVDLSLAGLPSGLYTVEGTATARSDIGKEYTQTTKCMIIKCSDSDTALDLDARSFFKELPDDGKGIALQIGTTTGPAWVVAELYGDGNRLLEKRMVRLAGIRGQAGSLETVRFARKPGYPETLTLSVFWFRNENAYNYTFSSYKAAEPFQLPLGFSRFLDTTLPHTDYQFTIRTGAGTEVAATIFDKSTETIQPNNWQTFVPSRRTLPRVFYSQTTGTNGSSGYGPVVRHMAATKSTTSNAAIYGATAPAEDFDLAESVSLAEAADQGVVVAYGVQRKSDLTGSVAGVNGSAPAIRTDFASTVAWEPFLRADDNGEVTFRFTTADKLSTYYVQLFAHDKAFHNATLRQEMVVTLPVKVALVQPQYLYEGDRYVARVTVANSLDTPVSGRINVCFLDGKDHKTAPLVAEEEQAVTVPAGGSADFSCAISAPAVADLGLLVSFVADQADYGSDAVFVTLPVKPAVQTITEAHSALMLSWMDREAILTALRGQFVNVPGTAASLREISILDMIREAIPEKVLPTSDNLLAQSEALFANCLLDRLPDAKGSAATAEQRAEMCAKILACRNEDGGFGWFAEMRSSPLLTSVLLERLAAMGDACPQQLRDAIPAAVKYLDATYFGDAARPLWCGGISLDQYLHTRSLFPEVAFAPKADAKVLREFKKAAKAYLVPGSKRGLNGQVFAKARRMKTLRALLQSEAGAALARDWGVSLFARRRLARSLDKDVASLLQYAVPHQSGGTYYPNAVMPWRGLLESELYAHTLICNLLTDCGHSEVAEGIRLWTMVQKETQQWADDPAYIEAIDCVLRGSEETLQTRVLALSATTTLPLRQVKAAGNGFTVSRTYTRDGKPLQDGDVLHVGDRIQATYQIWNEENRSFVRLSVPRPAAFRPVEQRSGRLGWSGRPISITGWVVFSPQGYRSVLADRTEFWFDSYPEENTTLVEEFFVTQEGTFQSPVPEIESLYAPHYRANDAGHPAVVVAP; via the coding sequence ATGAGAGCGATCCGTTTGATAACACTAGCACTTCTGACCCTGATGAACCTACCCCACAATGCTTGCGCCCAGGACAAGGCCGGCCACATCCTGACCCGCCTCTGGGCCGACTACGAAAAGGCCGAGAACGACGACCGGCCCCAGGACCAGGTCCGCATCCTCGAGCAGATCAAGAAAGAAGCCACGGACAAACACCTGGCGCGGGATTTTTACGATGCCTGTATCGAGTATGCCGATGTCCGGGAAGAAATCAACTGGAAAGACCGGGACGCGGTCCGCAAGCAGACAGACGAAGAAATGGAGCGTTTCGGCGAGCCGATCGTCCTGTTCTGTTACCGTATGGAGGAGTACTCTTATGAGAATTACCACGTAGTCGAACGGCGTCTGCCGGGCCTCCTGGCCTACGTGCAGGAGCACAGGGCGCAGATGGAGCGCTCGCACAACCCCACTTTCTATGAACAGTATGGGTGGTCTTCTTGTTACAAGGTGATCGGGTCCCTGATCAAGAACGACTACGAATATGCGCTGTGCGCCCTTTTATACGAAGGGCCGGGCGGCGCCTGGGCCCGCCAGGTCGCCGGCGCCTTCCCGCCGCAAAGCTACCCGTTCGACGCCCTCCTCGAATTCATCGTCCTCAAGGAGGACGAATCCGCCGATGATGCCTATGAGAAATACGCCGCCGACCACGCCGGGCAGGCGGTCGCCCTGCTCGCGCGCGACCGGCTCCTGCGGCGCCGCATCGACGGTCTCAAGAGCAAGGACACCTCATCGCAGGAAGAATACCTGCAACTGGCCCGCGACTGCGAAGCGCTGCAGGCCGACTGCAAGAAGTTTTCGGGGAAAGAGAAGGACATCGCGGATTGCTGCTCCGAGGCCGGTCAAATCCTCACGGGCCTCAACCAGCGGGCCATATGGGCGTCCGTCAACAAGGGCACCGTCACCCTCCGCCTGCGCAACCTCCCCCAGGCCCGCGTCACCGTGGTCAAGCAATACGGCGACGACAAGAAGCCGGTCTTCGAGCGGCTGGTCGCCAACACGCGCCGCAGTTTCTATGTCGAGGACGAGTTTGTCTTCGACCTGCCGGACATCGACGACGGCTCGTATATCCTCCGCTGCGAGGAAGGCAAGACCGATTTCGAGACGCGTTACGAAAAATACACGCTTTCCCTGGCCCTCAAACGCGATTACGACGGCTACGGCGTCTATGTGGCCGACTACGTCACCGGCGAGCCCGTGTCCAGCTGCGACATCCTGCTGTTGCGCAACGGCAAGCAGATCGACATGGTCAAGGGCCTTCCGATAGACGGCTTCACCTACCTGCCCGAGCGCTTCGCCGGCTGGCTCGGGAACACCAACAGCAGGTACAGCTACTCCGTCCAGGCCACCCTGGTCAAGGACGGCAGGAAGCACTCGTCAAGACAGGAAGGTTTCTATTACCGCCCCAGGGAAACGGAAAACACGAACACCCCCATCCGTCATGCCGCCATCCTGACCGACCGCAGCGCCTTCAATCCCGGTGAGACCGTCCAGTTCAAGGTCATCCTCTATGAAGGCACCTATGAATACGCGACACGCCCGGAAGCCATCCGGCTGCACGCCACGCTCACCGATCCGTCCGGCAAGGTGATCGGCGAGTCGAACCTTGTCACGGGCGAATTCGGCTCCGCCGCCGGCTCCTTCGTGCTCAAGAAGGGCGAGCGCGGCGGCATGTACACCATCGACGTCAGCGAAGGGGGCAAGCAGATCGCCAGCACCCGCGTCCGGGCCGACGAATTCGTCCTGCCGACCTTCACCCTCAACTGGGAGCCGGACCGGCGTTCCTATCTCCCGCAGGACAACGTCACCGTCCGGGGCAACGTCAAGAGTTATTCCGGACACAGCCTGGGCACGGCCACAGCCCGTTACACAGTCGTATGCGACGGCGAGACCCTCGCCGAAGGCCCGCTGGCGCTTGAGGCCTCCGGAGACTTCGACATCCGCTTCACCGCCCCGGCAGAAACTGATGACTATTTCTCCGGTTCGCATGTGAACATCCGGGTCACCATCACTGACAGCACGGGCGAGACGCTCTCGTACAACAAATGGCTTTCTATCATCAACAGACTGTCGCTCTCCGTCGATATCCGCAATCAGGTCGCCGGAGAGGCCGATCTGGCATCCTCGCCCTACGGAGGGATTCTCGTCGGCGACGACTTCATCCGGGCCTGGTTCAAGTCCGGCGACGAAGTAAGCCATCCGACCCTGAAGATTACCTACAAGGTCCTGCGCGGCGCCACGACGCTTCTTTCCGGCGAAGCCCCCGACGGCCAGCCCGTCGACCTGTCCCTGGCCGGTCTCCCTTCGGGTCTGTATACCGTCGAGGGCACGGCCACGGCCCGGAGCGACATCGGGAAAGAGTATACGCAGACGACAAAATGCATGATCATCAAGTGCTCCGACTCCGACACGGCGCTGGACCTGGACGCCCGCAGTTTCTTCAAGGAGCTGCCGGACGACGGGAAGGGCATCGCGCTGCAGATCGGCACCACCACCGGGCCCGCCTGGGTGGTTGCGGAGCTTTACGGCGACGGCAACCGCCTGCTGGAGAAACGCATGGTCCGGCTCGCCGGCATCCGCGGACAAGCCGGCTCGCTGGAGACGGTCCGCTTCGCGCGCAAGCCCGGCTATCCGGAAACGCTGACGCTGAGCGTCTTCTGGTTCCGGAACGAGAACGCCTACAATTATACCTTCTCTTCTTACAAGGCGGCCGAACCTTTCCAGCTCCCGCTCGGCTTCAGCCGTTTTCTGGACACGACGCTACCCCATACGGACTACCAGTTCACGATCCGCACCGGTGCGGGCACGGAAGTGGCCGCCACCATCTTCGACAAGAGCACGGAGACCATCCAGCCCAACAACTGGCAAACTTTCGTCCCTTCGCGCCGGACGCTGCCCCGCGTCTTCTATTCCCAGACCACCGGCACGAACGGCTCTTCGGGCTACGGCCCCGTCGTCCGTCACATGGCCGCAACGAAATCCACGACAAGCAACGCAGCCATCTACGGCGCCACCGCCCCTGCTGAAGATTTCGATCTGGCGGAAAGCGTCTCTTTAGCCGAGGCAGCCGACCAGGGCGTGGTGGTCGCCTACGGCGTCCAGCGGAAATCCGACCTGACCGGCTCGGTCGCGGGGGTGAACGGAAGCGCCCCTGCCATCCGGACGGATTTCGCCAGCACGGTCGCCTGGGAGCCGTTCCTGCGCGCCGACGACAACGGCGAGGTGACCTTCCGCTTCACCACCGCCGACAAGCTCTCGACCTATTACGTGCAGCTCTTCGCGCACGACAAGGCCTTCCACAACGCCACGCTCCGCCAGGAGATGGTCGTGACCCTGCCGGTCAAGGTGGCCCTCGTGCAGCCGCAATACCTCTATGAGGGCGACCGCTATGTGGCGCGCGTGACCGTGGCCAACAGCCTCGACACGCCCGTCTCCGGCCGCATCAACGTCTGCTTCCTCGACGGCAAGGACCACAAGACCGCGCCGCTCGTCGCCGAGGAGGAGCAGGCGGTCACCGTGCCGGCCGGTGGCAGCGCCGACTTCAGCTGCGCCATCTCCGCGCCGGCCGTCGCCGACCTGGGCCTGCTGGTCAGCTTCGTCGCCGACCAGGCCGACTACGGTTCCGACGCCGTGTTCGTGACGCTGCCGGTCAAGCCGGCGGTGCAGACGATCACCGAGGCGCACTCCGCGCTGATGCTCTCCTGGATGGACCGCGAGGCCATCCTCACCGCCCTGCGCGGCCAGTTCGTCAACGTGCCGGGCACTGCGGCGAGCCTGCGCGAGATTTCCATCCTGGACATGATCCGGGAGGCCATTCCCGAGAAGGTTCTCCCCACTTCCGACAACCTGCTGGCCCAGTCCGAGGCCCTCTTCGCCAACTGCCTGCTCGACCGGCTGCCCGATGCGAAGGGATCCGCCGCCACGGCGGAGCAGCGCGCTGAGATGTGCGCCAAGATCCTGGCCTGCCGCAACGAAGACGGCGGCTTCGGCTGGTTCGCCGAAATGCGCTCGTCGCCGCTGCTGACCAGCGTGCTGCTCGAGCGGCTCGCCGCGATGGGCGACGCCTGCCCGCAGCAGCTGCGCGACGCCATCCCCGCCGCGGTCAAATACCTGGATGCCACCTATTTCGGCGATGCCGCGAGACCGCTGTGGTGCGGCGGCATCAGCCTGGACCAATACCTCCACACGCGTTCGCTGTTCCCGGAAGTCGCTTTCGCCCCGAAGGCGGACGCCAAGGTCCTGCGCGAATTCAAGAAGGCCGCCAAGGCCTACCTCGTGCCGGGCTCGAAGCGCGGCCTCAACGGGCAGGTCTTCGCCAAGGCCCGCCGGATGAAGACGCTCCGCGCCCTGCTGCAGAGCGAGGCCGGCGCGGCGCTGGCCCGCGACTGGGGCGTCTCGCTCTTTGCCAGGCGGCGCCTCGCCCGCTCGCTGGACAAGGACGTCGCCTCCCTGCTGCAGTACGCCGTGCCGCACCAGAGCGGCGGCACCTACTACCCCAACGCCGTGATGCCGTGGCGCGGCCTGCTCGAGAGCGAGCTCTACGCGCACACGCTGATCTGCAACCTGCTGACCGACTGCGGCCACAGCGAGGTCGCGGAGGGCATCCGCCTCTGGACCATGGTCCAGAAGGAAACGCAGCAGTGGGCGGACGACCCGGCCTACATCGAGGCCATCGACTGCGTGCTGCGCGGCTCGGAGGAGACCCTGCAGACCCGGGTCCTCGCGCTGAGCGCCACCACGACCCTGCCGCTGCGCCAGGTCAAGGCCGCCGGCAACGGATTCACCGTCTCGCGCACCTACACCCGCGACGGCAAGCCGCTGCAGGACGGCGACGTGCTGCACGTCGGCGACCGGATCCAGGCCACCTACCAGATCTGGAACGAGGAGAACCGCAGCTTCGTGCGGCTCAGCGTGCCGCGCCCGGCGGCCTTCCGCCCGGTCGAGCAGCGCTCCGGCCGCCTCGGCTGGTCCGGCCGCCCGATCTCGATCACCGGCTGGGTGGTCTTCAGCCCGCAGGGCTACCGCAGCGTGCTGGCCGACCGCACCGAGTTCTGGTTCGACAGCTATCCGGAGGAAAATACCACCCTCGTTGAAGAATTTTTCGTCACGCAGGAAGGAACCTTCCAGAGCCCAGTCCCTGAAATTGAATCCCTTTACGCGCCGCACTACCGCGCCAACGACGCCGGCCACCCCGCCGTCGTCGTGGCGCCGTAG